Genomic window (Deltaproteobacteria bacterium):
CTACGCGATCGACGACGTCGTGCTCGGCGATACGGTGACCGACGTGCTGCGCTACGTCGAGTACCAGCCCGACGAACTCATCCGCCGGCTGCGCGCGAAGGTCGAGCGCGCGGTCCGCGACCAGACCCTCACCCTCGACGACTCGCGCCAGATCGTCCAGCGGTTCCGCGACGGCCTCGCCGGCTACACCTACCTCGAGCACGACTGACCGCGGCGTCGTGGCGCGTGTGTAGCGGCGGCAGGGGCCTCGCGGCGCCGGCTGCGCGGCCGGCGGGCGTGCGGGCCGCGCCGGCCGCGCCACGCGCGCTCGCCCCGCGTCGCCCCCGCGTCTCCGC
Coding sequences:
- a CDS encoding arginine decarboxylase, translating into YAIDDVVLGDTVTDVLRYVEYQPDELIRRLRAKVERAVRDQTLTLDDSRQIVQRFRDGLAGYTYLEHD